A window from Canis aureus isolate CA01 chromosome 23, VMU_Caureus_v.1.0, whole genome shotgun sequence encodes these proteins:
- the LOC144295288 gene encoding olfactory receptor 2D3-like: MGEENQTSVAEFIFLGLSQDLQNQILMFVLFLIIYLLTVLGNLLIIILIFMDSRLHTPMYFFLRNLSFADLCLSSSIVPQVLFHFLAKRKAISFLGCMTQIVVSLMIGCAECALLAVMSYDRYVAVCKPLHYSSIMTQKVCLQLAIGSWASGALMSLVDTTFTFQLPYQGQKIINHYFCELPALLKVASGDTYSTEMAVFAVGVVMLLVPVCLILVSYWNIISTVIQMQSGEGRLKAFSTCGSHLIVVVLFYGSAIFNYMKPNSKIVNESDKVISTFYAVVTPILNPIIYSLRNKDVKDGFRKLAGRKLFSERW, encoded by the coding sequence ATGGGAGAGGAAAACCAAACCTCTGTGGCTGAGTTTATTTTCCTGGGTCTTTCCCAGGATTTGCAGAACCAGATCCtgatgtttgttctttttctcatcatttatcttttGACTGTACTTGGGAACCTGCTCATCATCATTCTCATCTTCATGGACTCTCGACTTCACACTCCCATGTACTTTTTTCTTAGAAACCTCTCTTTCGCAGATCTCTGTCTTTCTAGCAGCATCGTCCCTCAAGTGTTGTTCCATTTCCTGGCAAAGAGGAAAGCTATTTCTTTTCTTGGGTGTATGACACAGATAGTTGTCTCCCTTATGATTGGGTGTGCAGAGTGTGCACTGCTGGCGGTGATGTCTTATGACCGGTACGTGGCTGTCTGCAAGCCCCTGCACTACTCTAGCATCATGACCCAAAAGGTGTGTCTCCAGTTGGCCATAGGATCCTGGGCCAGTGGAGCACTCATGTCTCTGGTGGATACCACCTTTACTTTCCAACTACCCTACCAAGGACAGAAGATTATTAATCACTACTTTTGTGAACTTCCTGCCCTTCTGAAGGTGGCTTCAGGAGATACTTACAGCACAGAAATGGCCGTCTTTGCAGTGGGTGTGGTCATGCTCTTAGTTCCTGTCTGCCTGATTCTGGTCTCCTACTGGAATATTATCTCCACTGTGATCCAGATGcagtctggggaggggaggctcaAGGCTTTCTCTACCTGTGGTTCCCATCTCATTGTTGTTGTCCTCTTCTATGGATCAGCGATATTCAACTACATGAAGCCAAACTCCAAAATAGTCAATGAAAGTGATAAAGTGATCTCTACATTCTATGCAGTGGTGACTCCAATATTGAACCCCATAATTTATAGCCTGAGAAATAAGGATGTTAAAGATGGTTTCAGAAAACTAGCTGGAAGAAAGCTCTTTTCTGAGAGATGGTGA